One Halanaerobium hydrogeniformans genomic window, AAAGGCAGATTTAGATCAGGCTTTAGAAGCTTCACAGCGATAGATTAAGAGTTTTTCAAAATAATATTTTTACTAATATTTTAGGAGGTGAAGAAAATGCCGATTAAAATCCAGGATGAACTACCAGCAGTTGAAACTTTAGAAAATGAGAATATATTTGTTATGAAAGAATCAAGGGCAACTCATCAGGATATTCGTTCTTTAAAAATATTGATTTTAAATTTAATGCCTAAAAAGATTGTAACTGAAACACAGATCTTAAGGTTACTGGGAAATTCTCCGCTTCAGGTTGATATTGATCTTTTACATCCTGCAACCCATAATTCTAAGAATACGGCTCAGTCACACCTGAATAAATTTTATAATACATTTTCTGAAATTAAGGATAACAATTATGATGGAATGATTATTACAGGTGCACCGGTGGAAACACTGCCTTTTGAAGCTGTGGATTACTGGGAAGAATTAAAAAAGATTATGGAATGGAGCTTACATCATGTTTATTCTACCCTGCATATCTGCTGGGGAAGTCAGGCAGCACTTTATCATCATTATGGTGTACCAAAATATCCTTTAGAAGAAAAAATGTTTGGAGTTTTTCCTCATTATCAGTCAAAAGAACATGTAAAATTATTAAGAGGTTTTGATGATATTTTTTATGTTCCCCAGTCCCGTCACACTGAGACCAGAAGAGAGGATGTAGAAAAAGTTGACGAACTGGAAATACTATCAGAATCAGATGAGTCAGGTCTTTATCTAATGGCCAATAAAAATGGTAGGCAGGTGTTTGCAACAGGTCATTCTGAATATGATGCGGAAACACTTAAAACTGAATATCTGCGTGACTTAGAAAAGGGAATTGATATTGCTGTACCTAAAAATTACTTTAAAGATGATGATCCAGAAAAAGACATATTAGTTCGCTGGCGTGGTCATTCTAATCTCTTATTTGTCAATTGGTTAAATTACTATGTATATCAGGAAACTCCTTTCGATTTATCTGAACTAAAATAATTCAAAAATATTGACTAATTGTCTGTAAATTTAGACTTCAGACTAAAACTTGACAGTTCTTTTAAAAGGTGTATAATTACCTTAGATAATTCCTATAACTAAAATAAGATTATAAGAAAGGATGATTTAGATGTTTAATTCGATGTATTCATTTATTAGAGAGGCTAAACTGGAAAAACTACACAAAAAATCAGTTGAGCTTGATGCATTTAAAAATCTTGGTAACTACTAAATAAAAATAATAAAATAATATAATAACTAATAATAAGAGATCGATTTATTTTTGGAACATCCATTCAGGGTGTTCTTTTTTTTGCCTAAAAAAAGGATTTAGCTAACAATTGAATAATTATATATAAAAGGGATTATAATAATTACAGGAGGGTAAAATATATGAGTACACACATTAATGCTGAAAAAAGAGATATCGCTGATACTATTCTTCTGCCCGGGGACCCTTTAAGGGCAAAATTTATTGCTGAAACGTATTTTGAAGATCTAAAACAATATAATTCTGTAAGAGGTATGTATGGTTATACCGGGACTTATAAGGGTAAAAGAGTTTCTGCTCAGGGAACAGGAATGGGAATGCCGTCTTTATCAATCTATGTAAATGAGCTGATTAGAGATTTTGGTGTTAAAAACTTGATCAGAGTAGGTTCTTGTGGATCATTAAATGTAGAAGCAAAACTTAGAGACGTTATTCTGGCCCAGGCTGCCTGCAGTAATTCTCAGATGAATAAATTACGTTTTAATGGTAAAGATTTTGCTCCAGCAGCAAGTTTCAAGCTTTTATCTCAGGCACACCAAATAGCAAAAGAAAAAGGGATTAAAGTAAAAGTTGGTACTGTTTTAAGTACTGATTCGTTTTATAATGATGATCAGGATGCCTGGAAAAAATGGAGACAGTATGGAGTTCTAGCTGTAGAAATGGAAACAGCCGAACTATTTACTCTTGCTGCAAGATATGATGTTGATGCTTTAAGTATTTTAACAGTTAGTGATTCTTTAGTTAGTGGTCAGGAAACAACTGCTGATGAGAGAGAAAAAACCTTCACTGATATGATGGAAATCGCTCTAGAGCTTGCCTAACTAAGTTTTTATTAATTTTTTCCAGACTGAAAACTTAGCAATTTATCAAAAAAAACCAAAAATTAAGCCAGTAATAAATCTTCACCGATTATTACTGGCTTTTTTTGCTGAAATTTTAAATTAATAATGTTATAATAATAATTAACAAGCTCAAGTAGTTTTATTGGCTAATTTGTTATTGCTTTGACTTAAAAAAATAAATATAGTTGATACACTTGTTTAAAGGATTATCTGGAGGTAAATATTATGAAAAAAGAGGAGCGAGTATCATTTTATTCTCACTTTGCTGGTTTTATAATGGCTTTTATAGGTTTAATATTATTGATCTATAGAGCTTTAAACGATCCGGGACGAATTGTCGTGGCAGCTGTATATGGTGTATCAGTTGTATTCTTGTTTTTAGCTTCTTCTCTCTATCATGCTTTTAAAAAAGAAGAAGATGAAAAATCTATCTGGAGAAAATTAGACCATTTTGCTATTTTTGTTATGATAGCAGGTTCTTACACTCCTATAGCCTATCTTTATTTAGATGGTTGGCTGCGTTTGACGATTATCTCTATTCAGTGGGGACTTGTTATTGGTGGTTTTTTCTTGAAATTTCTTTATTTTAAAACTCCCAGAATATTGTATACTATTATCTATATTGCAATGGGCTGGGTAGGTGTTTTTGCTCTACACAGATTATTTACTGAAATGCCTACCTCCTTATTTATGCTAATGTTTGCTGGAGGTCTATCTTTTACAATAGGAGCAGTATTTTATATTATTAAAAAGCCAAATAGTAATCCTAATTTTGGTTTTCATGAGATTTTTCATTTTTTTATATTAGCTGGTGGCTTATTTCATTATTTAATGGTTTTTTTTGCTCTAGGTTAATTTTCAAAATAATTTTTAAGGAGAAAAATATATGCAGCTTGACTTTGACTTAAATCTAGAACAAAAACAGGAGCTGGTCTTAACTCCTAAATTACAGATGGCGATTGAAATTCTGCAGTATAGCAATTTAGAATTAAAAGACTATATCGAGGAAGAAATGAAAGAAAATCCTCTCTTAGACATGTTAGAGGCTGAAAAAGAAATGGATTATAGGCAATCTAATTTCAATGTTATTGAAAAAGATAGGATACAGTATGAGAACTTTGTAGCTTACAGGCCGGATTTTTGTGAATATCTTGAAAATCAACTTTTTGAAGTTTTATCTGATGAACAAATAGAACTGGGCAAATTTATTGTTGGTAGTTTAAATCAGTCTGGCTGTTTATCCATAGAACCTGAAAAAATTGCAGAAATCTTATCTAGAACTGAAAAAGAAGTATTAGAAGTCTACGATAAAATAAAAGAACTGGATATAAAATCAGCAGATGATTTAAAAAACTGCAGCACAGAATATATTGATCCTGATTTAATAGTTAAAGAAAAAGATGGTGATTTTGAGATTATCTCAAATGATAAATCATATCCTACCCTAAGGATTAGTTCGTATTATTATAACCTGCTCAAAAATCAGGATGATGAAGAGATAAGTGATTATTTAAAAAGAAAGTATCAGTCTGCTATCTGGTTGATGAAAAGTATTGAGCAGCGCAGAGAGACGATTAGAAAGATTGTCGAAACCATTGTTGAAAAACAGAGGGATTTTTTTAAAAAAGGTTTAAAACATCTTTATGTGATGACCATGGAAGAGGTAGCTGAAGCAATTGATATGCATGAGTCTACCGTTAGCAGAGCAACAACCTCAAAATATTTGCAAACTCCCCATGGTATATTTAGTTTGAAATTGTTTTTTAATAGTGGAATCAATAATATTTCTTCGGTCAGTATCAAGGCAATTATCAGTGAAGAGATAGCAAAGGAAGATAAAAACTCACCCTTAAGTGATAGTAGTTTAGCAGAAATATTAATGACAGAATATTCACTTGATATTTCAAGAAGAACTGTTGCTAAATACCGCAAATCACTTGGCATACCATGTTCGAGAAAAAGAAAGAAGAATTTTAAATAAATAAAACTCTGTCAGCAAAGACAGAGTTTTATTTATGTTTAGGGTCTAAAGCATCTCTTAAACCGTCCCCAAGGATATTATAACTTAATACGGTTAGAAAAATAAAAAAACCGGGTAATAATAACCAGGGGAAGTCACTGATTTTTGTAATGTTTTGTGCTGCAGTCAACATATTGCCCCAGCTTGCCGAAGGCTCCTGAATCCCAAGGCCGATAAAGCTCAAACCACTTTCCATAATTATATAACCGGGAATCGCAATTGTAGCTCTAATAATTACATAAGTAGTAGTTGCAGGTAGAATATGTCTGGCAATAATCCTTTTGTCTCTAGCACCCATCGCTTTTGCAGCAGCAATATATTCTTTTTCTTTTACAGATAAAACCATACCTCTAATTACTCTGGCCATTCCTGCCCAGCCTTGAAAAGCCAGGATAGAAATAATTAAAAAGAAACGAAAACCGGATGAGATCTCAACCGGAAGAACTGCTGCCAGGGCCAAAAGTAGATAAAAGCTTGGAATAGACATAATAACTTCAACAATTCTCATTACTAAATTATCAAGCCAGCCTCCATAATAACCTGAGATACCACCGATAATTAGACCAAAAAAAGTAGTGATAAAAATTGCTCCAAAACCGACAAAAAGCGAGATCCGACCTCCATAGAGGATCCGGGTAAAAAGATCTCTGCCATAATTATCACTTCCAAGTAAAAAGATCGGTATATCACCTTCTACCTGAAAAAAATGAAGATCAGTGTTAATAACACCAAACAGTTTATATTCATCACCTCTGGCAAAGAACCTGACGGGATATTTTTTCTCATCATTGATTTCATAGTCTGCCCAACCTCTAACTTCTGTTTCATAGATAAAAGGAGACCGAAAACCATCTTCATCTCTAAAATGAACTTTGGTTGGAGGATGAAAAAATTTATCTTTAAAATTCCTATTAGCAGAATAAGGAGCAAAAAAGGGTGCAAATATTGCCAGTAAATATAAAAATAAAATTAAAAAAGCTGCACTGACAGCAAATTTATTTTTTTTAAATTTTTTCCACTTCTTTTTCCACAAAACATTATTAGAATTTCTATTATTTTTTTTTCGTTTTTTGCTGCTAGTATTTATTTTCTTCATTTAAACACCTCAAAATTTGATATGAGTGTGTTTCATCTTCAAAAATATTATAAGTATTTTAACTATAATGAATACGAGGATCATTAAGAGCTAATAATAAATCAGCAATTAAATTACCTATTACAAGCATCAAACTGCCCATCATTAAACCTGCCATAGCTAGATAGAGATCTTTTGATCTTACTGCAGTCAGCATCAGATTACCAAGTCCAGGCCACCCGGTTACTATTTCAGTTAAAGCTGCACCACTGAATAAAGAGCTGAGCTGGAGTCCAAAAATAGTTATCATTGGATTGATAGCATTGCGAACGGCATGTTTGTTAATTACAGTACGTTCTTTAAGACCTTTAGCCCTGGCTGTTCTGATATAATCACTGTTAATAACATCTAACATCTGACCCCTCATCTGTCTCATTATAGTTGCAGTACCTGCTGAACCAAGGACAACAGTTGGTACAATTAAGTGTCTTAAAATATCTATAATTTGCTCTCCTGGTGTCATAAAATCATGCATTATACTTGTCATCCCACTTACAGGTAATGGTATATTATATCTTACAATTAAAAACAATAACAGCAGAGCAAAAAAGAAATTGGGGATAGAAAGTCCTATAAATGCCAGCACACTAAAGAGATTATCAAGTATATTATAACGATGAGTGGCCGAATAAATTGCAATCGGAATTGCGATTACCCAGGCGAAGATCATCGCAGATAATGATAGAATTAGAGTGTTAAAAAGTCTGCTGCCGATAATTTGTGTTACAGGAACTCTATAACTAAATGACTCACCTAAATTACCCTGAAGTATTTGACCCAGCCAGGCAAAATACTGGGTCACTACTCCTTCGTTGAGGCCGAAATCTTCTTTCATATTTTCGATCAATTCCTGTGAAATATCTGGATTCATTCTCATCTGATCCAAATAATTGCCTGGCGAAAGCTGCATAATAAAAAAGGAAAGCATCGAAATCGCCAGCAAAAGAGGAATTACAATTAAAATTCTTCTTAATATATAAGTTTTCATATTAATTAATTCTCCAGATATAATTCATAAATGTTCCAGAGGACTCCACCATAAGCAGTTGTTTCAGTGTTTTTAAGATTATCTCGAACAGCATAAATATTATTTGGTGTAACAGTATAAATAACAGGCAGTTTTTCAGAAATTATTTCCTGAAACTCATTATAATATTCTACCCTTTCTTCAGTTTCTACTGTAGAAACTCCTTTTTTAAACAATTCATCTATTCTAGCTTCCCATTCGGTTGCTGGTTCTTCCTGAACTGGATTTCACATATGGAGATGACCATGTGAAGGCCAGACATTAGCACCTGCATGTGGTTCAACCCCACCGGTTAGACCGATTAATATGCTGTCATAATCCCAATCACTGCTCATGTGGCTGGTCAACCTGTTAAAATCGATTGGATTAGAATTAACTTTCATCCCCAGTTCTCTTAATTCATTTGCAATAATATTAAGTAATGTTTCTCTGGCTTCATTACCGGAATTTGTGAGCATATTAAATTCTACCCTTCTGCCATCCTGATCAATTAAGTGTCCATTATCATTCCAGCTAAAACCACCTTTTTCTAGTTCTTCTCTCGCTTTTTCTAGGTCATAGGGATATTTTTCTACATCTTCATTCAAAAAGACTTTATTGGGTGCGCTAATTGGACTCCACTGCTTACTGCCCTGACCTGCTAAAGCCTGATTAATCATAGAGTTTTTATCCATCGAATAGGCAACTGCCCTTCTAAAATGAAGATTTGTAAACCAATCATATTTCCAGGGCTGTTTTTCTAAATTTGGATTACGAGGATTCATATTAAAAACCAAAAAATTTGTGCTAAATGATGGCCCACCATCTATAATCGAAAAATTACTTCTTTCTGATTGCTGTTTAAGCCTATTATAATCTATTCCTCTGACACCAAGAATATGAGTTTCTCCTCTTTCAAAAAGCAGAGCTTCAGTTTCCTGACTGCCAACTATAATTCTTACCCATCTATCAAGATAAGGCAGTGTTCTTCCTTCAGGATCCTGCCGCCAGTAATGTTCATTTTTTTCCATGACAATTCTTTCGCCATTTCTGTAGTCAGCAAGCTTGTAGGGGCCGGTACCGACTATTTCGGATGGGTCGGTATTGATCCCCCAGGTAGAATTAAAGTTACCATTCTGCCATGGTTCATATAATTTATGTTTGGGTAAAATTGATAAAGTCATACTGTTTAAAAAGGGCGCAAAAGTTGAGGGTAGTTCAAATTCTACCGTGTATTTATCAATTTTCCTGTATTCTGGAAACTCTCCGTCAATAATCAAACCATCTCTAGCACTGGTAGGAATATCTCTATCACTTATCAAATCAAAGGTAAAAATAACGTCATCAGCGGTAAATTCATGCCCATCATTCCATTTGACACCTTCTCTTAAATAAAATCTGTATGTTTTTCCATCTTCACTAATATCCCAATCTTTGGCCAGACGGCTCTCAATTTCTGTGGTTATTCCATTTCTTCCAACAAGACCTTCAAAAATATAACCATCTGTAACTTCGCTGGAAGAGGTTTCTTTTGCAATCAAAGTATTAAAAGTTTTTGGATCACCTAATAAAGTTGTTATCAATGTACCACCATGATTGCCCTGATCTCTTTGCGAAATCCAGGGATCTTCTAATTCGATATTGTCTGCAGCAGCTAATATTGCAAAATTAAAAAGTAATATAATTGTAAGAATAAATACCATTTTTTTCATTTTCGACTCTCCCTTATAGTTTAATTGAGAAATACTTCTTAATAAAATATATTCTAGTTATTGAGGTGATTTCCTGCAAAATCACAGTTTAATTTACATTATTCGCGTTAAATCAAGCGATATTAGCAAAATGAAAGAAATCAAGCCATTAATTTTCAAAAGTTTTTAAAAATAAGCAAAGAATACTAAATTATAGAGGGGAATTAGATTTTTTAATGAATATTATAATTAGAGACCTATATTATGCTCTAATAGTTACTAACTGCTTATTAAAAAACTGTAGAGGAGAGTATTGCTGATGGCAGATAAGAACAGGATATTTAGAATAATTAAAATCATGATGCTATTAAATGAATCATATAATAGCTGGAATGCAAGAAAAATAGCAGATTATTTTGGTATTTCAATTAGAACCTTTCATCGAGATAAAAGCTTAATGGAAGAACTGGGAATTCCAATCTATTATGACCACAATTTAAAATGTTATAGAATTCTAGATAATTTTAGATTGAAAAGTCCGGATTTAGATAAAGAAGAAACAGAAGCTGTTTTTTTAGCTGCTAAAGAATATCAAAATAGGAATTTTCCGATGAAGACAGAACTAGAATCTGCTCTTGCTAAAATTTTTAATTCTTTACCAGAATACTTAAAGGGGAGTATTGGCAGCTATATTAAAAATTATGAAATAATCTCTGCTCCCTTTGTAAAACTTGAAAAGCACCAGCAGAAATTCAATAAAATAAAGGAAGCGATGAGCAGCAATCTTCAGATAATGGTTAAATATTATTCTATGAGTAGTGATGAAATCAGGGAGAGAAAACTTAACTGCTACAACCTGTTTTTTAATAATGGTGCTCCCTATCTTTCTGCATACTGCCACCTCAGGGAAGAAACAAGGTTTTTTAGAATCGATAGGATTAAGGAGATAGAATTATTGGCTGAGGAATATCAGATTCCAGAAGATTATTCTTTAGATAATGAGCTGGCAGCTACCTGGGGAGTTGAGCAGGGGAAAGAAGATCTTGCTTTAAAGATCAAGTTTAGCGGTAGAGCGGCAAGATTCGTCCCTGAATATCACTGGAGTGATAAACAAAACATTGAAAGGATAAATGACAATGAAATAATATTTTCTATAAAAACGAGCAGCAAAGAAGAGATTAAAAGCTGGATATTAAGTTTTGGTTCAGATGCAGAAGTTCTACAACCAGCTAGCTTGAAAAAAGAAATTGAGGCTGAGATAAAAAAGATGCTAAAAATATATCAGCATAATTAAATAACCCTTTATCTTTACTTAAGCTGACTTTTTGCAAGAAAATTAAAAATATCATATAATTAAACTGTTGATAAAAAGCTGTAATTAATTTTATGTTTTAAAAAATATTGAGGGAGGCTGATACTATTGCCTTATTTAAAAGTACAGACAAATCAAAAAGTTAAATCAACTGAAGATTTTATTAAAAAATTATCCAAAGAGAGTTCAGAGGCTCTATCAAAACCAGAAGATTATATTATGGTGGTTTTAGAAGCAGAAAAACAGATGAGTTTTGCTGGAAGCTCAGAGCCCTGTGTTTTCATGGAAGTTAAAAGTATTGGGCTAAAAAAGTCTATGACAGAGGGTCTATCAGAATTTTTATGTAAATTTGCCGAAAAGGAGTTAAAAGTTAATCAGAACAGGGTATATATTGAATTCAGTGATGCTCCAGGCAAGATGTGGGGCTGGAATGCTGGTACTTTTTAAAGATCGGCAGCACTTTAAGGTGCTGCTTTTTTCGTTATTAACAAGGAATATTTGTATATTTATCGAATATTAATAATATAGAGACAGCTTATAATTATTAATTAAAAAATAATAGATATATTTTCATCAGAGGGGGCGGTAATTTGAAAGCATTTAAAGCTTATGATATTAGAGGAGTTTATAATAAAGATTTTAATAAAGAAGATGTATATAAAATAGGGTATTTTTTACCCAAACTACTGGCAGCAGATAAGGTATTAGTTGGTTATGATGATCGTGAATCAACTCCAGAGCTTTTTGAAGCCCTAGCAAAGGGTATAACCGATCAGGGAGCTGATGTATATAAAATAGGTTATGCTACAACTCCGATGGTTTATTATGGTACAGCTAAACATAATTATAAAGCATCAGTTATGATTACCGCATCACATAATCCTCCTGAATATAACGGATTAAAGATATCTCGCGAAAATGCTCTTCCGGTTGGCTATGATTCCGGATTAAAAGAGTTAGAAGAGATGATAGCACAGGAAGAGGTAAAAGCGGTAGGTAAAAAGAAAAAGGGTAATATTTTAGAACATGATATAAAAAATGAATATCTAGAATTTTTAAAAGGTTATTTACCAGATCTTTCAGAACTAAATCTGGCCATTGATGTTTCAAATGGAATGGCAGCAATATTAACAGAGCAAATTTTTGGTAAAGAACCTCATTATCTATATAATGAGCTTGATGGTAGATTCCCAAATCATGAAGCAAATCCCTTAAATCCAGAAAATAGAGAAGATGTGCGGAAACTACTTTTAGAAAAGAATTCGGATTTAGCTTTGATCTTTGATGGAGATGGAGACAGGGTAATGTTTTTAGATGAAAATGGCGAATTTATTGCTCCTGATTTAATAATTGCCCTGCTGGCAGAATACTTTATAAAACAGGGTAAAGGTAAAACAATTTTATATGATATTAGAACCTCCTGGTCAGTAAAAGAGCATATCGAAGATTTGGGTGGAAGTACCCATATGTGGAAAGTAGGTCATGCATATGCAAAACTAAAATTAAGAGAAATTGATGGGATCTGTGGTGGAGAACTGGCCGGCCATTATTATTATAAGGATTTCTTTTATTGTGATTCAGGAATGCTGACTGCTTTAATAGTTTTAAATGTAGTTGCCAGATTAAAAAAAGAAGGGAAAAGTATTTCTGAGTTAATAGCTGAGCTTGATAAATATGCAAATTCAGGTGAGGTTAATTTTAAAATCGAGTATAAACAGGAAGTAATGGAAAAATTAAAGGAACATTATTTAAGCACAAAAGAACCAGAAAGATTTTTCGATTTTGATGGTTATAGAATTGAGTATGAGAACTGGTGGTTTAATGTGAGACCGTCTAATACTGAACCATATTTAAGGTTGGTTGTTGAAGCTGAAAATCAGAAGCTGTTAGATGAAAAATTAGCTGAGATCAAAAGTATCATGAATGTTTAAATTTTATTTAATAAAGAGACTTCTTTAGAAAGGAGCGGGTTTTATGCATATCCCAGTCAAAGAATGGTATAATGCAGTTCAGACGAGATATTCTCATCAAAAATTTTCCACAAAAAATATTAAGGCCTATACTCAAAAAACGCTGGAGAATACTATTTATTCACTCAATCAGGTATATCCTGAAGTGAGGTTAGAACTTTACAAAAGTTCAATTCAAGATATTTTACCTGCCTTAAACGGTAAATATGGTAATTTTACTGATAGTCCGGCATTTTTGGCTATCATTATTAAAGATGAAGGCAAACATCGCTGGACAAAAGCAGGTTATATTGGTGAGGCTGCAATACTTGAGGCAACTGCTGATGGTTTAGGAACCTGTTGGATTGGAGCAAATTTTGTACAAAGAAAATCTTTGATTAATATTAATCTCCAGCCTGGAGAACAGTTAATTGCAGTTAGCCCTTTAGGATATTCATCTGAGGGTTATAGTTTTACCAGGCACTTTATCTCTAAACTCTTTCCAAATCGAGATCGCAAAGATTTAGAGCTTCTCTGTCCAAATGGCTATAATGATGAATGGCCTGGCTGGGTAAAAAATGCAATCCAAACAGCCAGAGCTGCTCCTTCCAGGTTAAACAGACAGCCATGGCGTTTTTATTATGGAGATGACAGGATTGTCGTTGACTGTGCAGGTGAACCAAGTGAATATAAAAGGCTTGAGTGTGGAATAGCCCTTCTGCATATTCAAATTGGAGCTATGGATGGTGGGGCAGAAGGGAATATAGAATTCGGTGAAGTAGGACTTGCTTCTTTTGTAAAGAAACATTATTAGATAAATATTAGATAAATTATTAAATAAAATCTTCTAAACCGCAGATGAAAA contains:
- the deoD gene encoding purine-nucleoside phosphorylase, giving the protein MSTHINAEKRDIADTILLPGDPLRAKFIAETYFEDLKQYNSVRGMYGYTGTYKGKRVSAQGTGMGMPSLSIYVNELIRDFGVKNLIRVGSCGSLNVEAKLRDVILAQAACSNSQMNKLRFNGKDFAPAASFKLLSQAHQIAKEKGIKVKVGTVLSTDSFYNDDQDAWKKWRQYGVLAVEMETAELFTLAARYDVDALSILTVSDSLVSGQETTADEREKTFTDMMEIALELA
- a CDS encoding ABC transporter permease, with product MKTYILRRILIVIPLLLAISMLSFFIMQLSPGNYLDQMRMNPDISQELIENMKEDFGLNEGVVTQYFAWLGQILQGNLGESFSYRVPVTQIIGSRLFNTLILSLSAMIFAWVIAIPIAIYSATHRYNILDNLFSVLAFIGLSIPNFFFALLLLFLIVRYNIPLPVSGMTSIMHDFMTPGEQIIDILRHLIVPTVVLGSAGTATIMRQMRGQMLDVINSDYIRTARAKGLKERTVINKHAVRNAINPMITIFGLQLSSLFSGAALTEIVTGWPGLGNLMLTAVRSKDLYLAMAGLMMGSLMLVIGNLIADLLLALNDPRIHYS
- a CDS encoding helix-turn-helix transcriptional regulator — its product is MADKNRIFRIIKIMMLLNESYNSWNARKIADYFGISIRTFHRDKSLMEELGIPIYYDHNLKCYRILDNFRLKSPDLDKEETEAVFLAAKEYQNRNFPMKTELESALAKIFNSLPEYLKGSIGSYIKNYEIISAPFVKLEKHQQKFNKIKEAMSSNLQIMVKYYSMSSDEIRERKLNCYNLFFNNGAPYLSAYCHLREETRFFRIDRIKEIELLAEEYQIPEDYSLDNELAATWGVEQGKEDLALKIKFSGRAARFVPEYHWSDKQNIERINDNEIIFSIKTSSKEEIKSWILSFGSDAEVLQPASLKKEIEAEIKKMLKIYQHN
- a CDS encoding ABC transporter substrate-binding protein, which encodes MKKMVFILTIILLFNFAILAAADNIELEDPWISQRDQGNHGGTLITTLLGDPKTFNTLIAKETSSSEVTDGYIFEGLVGRNGITTEIESRLAKDWDISEDGKTYRFYLREGVKWNDGHEFTADDVIFTFDLISDRDIPTSARDGLIIDGEFPEYRKIDKYTVEFELPSTFAPFLNSMTLSILPKHKLYEPWQNGNFNSTWGINTDPSEIVGTGPYKLADYRNGERIVMEKNEHYWRQDPEGRTLPYLDRWVRIIVGSQETEALLFERGETHILGVRGIDYNRLKQQSERSNFSIIDGGPSFSTNFLVFNMNPRNPNLEKQPWKYDWFTNLHFRRAVAYSMDKNSMINQALAGQGSKQWSPISAPNKVFLNEDVEKYPYDLEKAREELEKGGFSWNDNGHLIDQDGRRVEFNMLTNSGNEARETLLNIIANELRELGMKVNSNPIDFNRLTSHMSSDWDYDSILIGLTGGVEPHAGANVWPSHGHLHM
- the metA gene encoding homoserine O-acetyltransferase MetA, coding for MPIKIQDELPAVETLENENIFVMKESRATHQDIRSLKILILNLMPKKIVTETQILRLLGNSPLQVDIDLLHPATHNSKNTAQSHLNKFYNTFSEIKDNNYDGMIITGAPVETLPFEAVDYWEELKKIMEWSLHHVYSTLHICWGSQAALYHHYGVPKYPLEEKMFGVFPHYQSKEHVKLLRGFDDIFYVPQSRHTETRREDVEKVDELEILSESDESGLYLMANKNGRQVFATGHSEYDAETLKTEYLRDLEKGIDIAVPKNYFKDDDPEKDILVRWRGHSNLLFVNWLNYYVYQETPFDLSELK
- a CDS encoding RNA polymerase factor sigma-54 → MQLDFDLNLEQKQELVLTPKLQMAIEILQYSNLELKDYIEEEMKENPLLDMLEAEKEMDYRQSNFNVIEKDRIQYENFVAYRPDFCEYLENQLFEVLSDEQIELGKFIVGSLNQSGCLSIEPEKIAEILSRTEKEVLEVYDKIKELDIKSADDLKNCSTEYIDPDLIVKEKDGDFEIISNDKSYPTLRISSYYYNLLKNQDDEEISDYLKRKYQSAIWLMKSIEQRRETIRKIVETIVEKQRDFFKKGLKHLYVMTMEEVAEAIDMHESTVSRATTSKYLQTPHGIFSLKLFFNSGINNISSVSIKAIISEEIAKEDKNSPLSDSSLAEILMTEYSLDISRRTVAKYRKSLGIPCSRKRKKNFK
- a CDS encoding ABC transporter permease, whose protein sequence is MKKINTSSKKRKKNNRNSNNVLWKKKWKKFKKNKFAVSAAFLILFLYLLAIFAPFFAPYSANRNFKDKFFHPPTKVHFRDEDGFRSPFIYETEVRGWADYEINDEKKYPVRFFARGDEYKLFGVINTDLHFFQVEGDIPIFLLGSDNYGRDLFTRILYGGRISLFVGFGAIFITTFFGLIIGGISGYYGGWLDNLVMRIVEVIMSIPSFYLLLALAAVLPVEISSGFRFFLIISILAFQGWAGMARVIRGMVLSVKEKEYIAAAKAMGARDKRIIARHILPATTTYVIIRATIAIPGYIIMESGLSFIGLGIQEPSASWGNMLTAAQNITKISDFPWLLLPGFFIFLTVLSYNILGDGLRDALDPKHK
- the trhA gene encoding PAQR family membrane homeostasis protein TrhA → MKKEERVSFYSHFAGFIMAFIGLILLIYRALNDPGRIVVAAVYGVSVVFLFLASSLYHAFKKEEDEKSIWRKLDHFAIFVMIAGSYTPIAYLYLDGWLRLTIISIQWGLVIGGFFLKFLYFKTPRILYTIIYIAMGWVGVFALHRLFTEMPTSLFMLMFAGGLSFTIGAVFYIIKKPNSNPNFGFHEIFHFFILAGGLFHYLMVFFALG
- a CDS encoding phosphomannomutase/phosphoglucomutase, which encodes MKAFKAYDIRGVYNKDFNKEDVYKIGYFLPKLLAADKVLVGYDDRESTPELFEALAKGITDQGADVYKIGYATTPMVYYGTAKHNYKASVMITASHNPPEYNGLKISRENALPVGYDSGLKELEEMIAQEEVKAVGKKKKGNILEHDIKNEYLEFLKGYLPDLSELNLAIDVSNGMAAILTEQIFGKEPHYLYNELDGRFPNHEANPLNPENREDVRKLLLEKNSDLALIFDGDGDRVMFLDENGEFIAPDLIIALLAEYFIKQGKGKTILYDIRTSWSVKEHIEDLGGSTHMWKVGHAYAKLKLREIDGICGGELAGHYYYKDFFYCDSGMLTALIVLNVVARLKKEGKSISELIAELDKYANSGEVNFKIEYKQEVMEKLKEHYLSTKEPERFFDFDGYRIEYENWWFNVRPSNTEPYLRLVVEAENQKLLDEKLAEIKSIMNV
- a CDS encoding phenylpyruvate tautomerase MIF-related protein, with translation MPYLKVQTNQKVKSTEDFIKKLSKESSEALSKPEDYIMVVLEAEKQMSFAGSSEPCVFMEVKSIGLKKSMTEGLSEFLCKFAEKELKVNQNRVYIEFSDAPGKMWGWNAGTF